In the Flavobacterium acetivorans genome, one interval contains:
- the lptB gene encoding LPS export ABC transporter ATP-binding protein, whose protein sequence is MILRAENLIKTYKGRSVVKGISVEVNQGEIVGLLGPNGAGKTTSFYMIVGLVKPNSGNIYLDDLNITDYPMYKRAQQGIGYLAQEASVFRKLSIEDNILSVLQLTKLSKEEQVAKMENLIAEFSLEHIRTNRGDLLSGGERRRTEIARCLATDPKFILLDEPFAGVDPVAVEDIQRIVAQLKNKNIGILITDHNVQETLAITDKTYLMFEGGILKAGIPEELVEDEMVRRVYLGQNFELRKKKLEF, encoded by the coding sequence ATGATATTAAGAGCCGAAAATTTAATAAAGACATACAAAGGGCGCAGCGTAGTAAAAGGGATTTCAGTCGAAGTAAACCAAGGTGAGATCGTAGGTCTTCTTGGTCCTAATGGTGCAGGAAAAACGACTTCCTTTTATATGATTGTAGGCTTGGTAAAACCCAATTCAGGAAACATCTATCTTGATGACTTGAATATTACCGATTACCCAATGTACAAAAGAGCGCAACAAGGCATTGGTTATCTGGCACAAGAAGCTTCTGTTTTTAGAAAACTAAGCATCGAAGACAATATATTAAGCGTATTACAGCTGACTAAGCTTTCAAAAGAAGAACAAGTAGCTAAAATGGAAAACCTCATTGCCGAATTCAGCTTGGAACACATTCGTACCAATCGCGGGGATTTACTATCAGGTGGAGAACGCCGCCGTACCGAAATTGCACGCTGTTTAGCTACCGACCCAAAATTTATCTTGCTTGATGAACCTTTTGCCGGAGTTGACCCCGTAGCCGTTGAAGATATTCAAAGAATTGTGGCTCAATTAAAGAACAAAAACATCGGGATCCTGATTACAGATCACAATGTTCAGGAAACTTTAGCCATCACCGATAAAACCTACCTGATGTTTGAAGGAGGAATCCTGAAAGCTGGAATTCCTGAGGAATTAGTAGAAGACGAAATGGTACGCCGCGTTTATCTAGGACAAAATTTTGAATTGAGGAAAAAGAAACTGGAGTTTTAA
- a CDS encoding ATP-dependent DNA helicase RecQ, producing the protein MNSNEIDIHKELKKYFGFSQFKGLQEQVIKSILNKQNTFVIMPTGGGKSLCYQLPALIQEGTAIVVSPLIALMKNQVDAIRSLSSENGIAHVLNSSLTKTEIAQVKKDISSGLTKLLYVAPESLIKEENVLFLKSVTVSFVAIDEAHCISEWGHDFRPEYRNLKHIIKQLGDDVPIIGLTATATPKVQEDILKNLDMSDATTFKASFNRPNLYYEVRTKTKNIEADIIRFIRQHKGKSGIIYCLSRKKVEAIAEVLQVNGISAVPYHAGLDAKTRAKHQDMFLMEDVDVVVATIAFGMGIDKPDVRFVIHHDIPKSLESYYQETGRAGRDGGEGHCLAYYSYKDVEKLEKFMSGKPVAEQEIGFALLQEVVAYAETSMSRRKFLLHYFGEEFDSETGEGADMDDNVRNPKTKIEAKDQVLKLLEVVRDTKHLYKSKEIVFTLTGRVNAVIKAHRTDSQSFFGSGANHDEKYWMALLRQVLVAGYLSKDIETYGIVKITKAGLDFIKKPVSFMMSEDHEYNESEDEAIVTAAKSTGTADEVLMGMLRDLRKKVAKKLGVPPFVVFQDPSLEDMALKYPISLEELINIHGVGEGKAKKYGRDFIDLISHYVADNDIIRPDDLVVKSTGVNSVNKLYIIQNIDRKLSLDDIAKAKGLTMDSLIKEMEQIVYAGTKLNIKYWIDDMLDEDQQEEIHDYFMESTTDKIEEALKEFEGDYDIDELRLMRIKFISEVAN; encoded by the coding sequence ATGAATTCAAACGAAATTGATATCCACAAAGAATTAAAAAAATATTTTGGCTTTAGCCAATTTAAGGGGTTGCAAGAACAGGTTATTAAAAGTATTCTTAACAAACAAAATACATTTGTTATTATGCCAACAGGTGGCGGAAAGTCACTTTGTTACCAATTGCCCGCTTTAATTCAGGAAGGGACTGCTATCGTAGTTTCGCCTTTAATCGCTTTAATGAAAAACCAGGTGGATGCCATAAGAAGTTTGTCTTCGGAAAATGGAATTGCACATGTTTTAAATTCTTCCCTTACAAAAACAGAAATTGCACAGGTCAAAAAGGATATTAGTTCCGGTTTGACTAAATTGTTATATGTTGCTCCAGAGTCTTTGATTAAAGAAGAGAATGTTCTTTTTTTGAAAAGTGTAACAGTTTCGTTTGTGGCTATAGATGAGGCACATTGCATCTCAGAGTGGGGACATGATTTTAGGCCTGAGTATAGAAACTTGAAGCATATTATAAAGCAGTTAGGTGATGATGTGCCTATTATAGGTCTTACTGCAACGGCTACCCCAAAAGTTCAAGAGGATATTTTAAAGAATCTGGACATGTCTGATGCCACTACTTTTAAAGCATCATTTAATAGACCTAATCTGTATTACGAAGTACGTACAAAAACCAAAAATATAGAAGCGGATATCATTCGTTTTATAAGACAACACAAAGGGAAGTCCGGAATTATTTACTGTTTGAGCCGTAAAAAAGTGGAGGCTATTGCCGAGGTCTTGCAGGTAAATGGAATAAGTGCCGTGCCTTATCATGCCGGATTAGATGCTAAAACCAGAGCCAAGCATCAGGATATGTTTTTGATGGAAGATGTGGATGTAGTTGTGGCAACCATTGCTTTTGGGATGGGAATAGACAAGCCGGATGTGCGTTTTGTGATTCACCATGATATTCCTAAATCATTAGAAAGTTATTATCAGGAAACAGGTCGTGCCGGTCGTGATGGTGGTGAAGGACATTGTTTAGCCTATTATTCGTATAAAGATGTAGAGAAACTGGAGAAATTCATGTCCGGTAAACCAGTTGCTGAACAAGAGATAGGTTTTGCTTTATTGCAGGAAGTAGTAGCTTATGCTGAGACCTCCATGTCTCGAAGAAAATTTCTACTGCATTATTTCGGAGAAGAATTTGACAGCGAAACAGGCGAAGGAGCAGATATGGATGACAATGTCAGAAATCCGAAGACAAAAATTGAAGCCAAGGATCAAGTCCTTAAATTGTTAGAAGTAGTAAGAGATACCAAGCATTTATACAAATCCAAAGAGATCGTTTTCACTTTAACAGGACGTGTTAATGCAGTTATAAAAGCACATAGAACGGACTCTCAATCTTTTTTTGGGTCTGGTGCTAATCATGATGAGAAATACTGGATGGCATTGCTTAGACAAGTACTTGTGGCGGGTTATTTATCTAAGGATATAGAAACTTATGGGATTGTAAAGATTACTAAAGCTGGTTTGGATTTTATAAAAAAACCGGTCTCTTTTATGATGTCAGAAGATCATGAATACAATGAAAGCGAAGATGAAGCTATTGTAACTGCAGCCAAATCAACGGGAACTGCTGATGAAGTATTGATGGGCATGTTGCGAGATTTGCGTAAAAAAGTAGCTAAGAAATTAGGAGTTCCGCCTTTTGTGGTTTTTCAAGATCCGTCTCTGGAAGATATGGCACTTAAATATCCAATTTCATTGGAAGAGCTAATCAATATTCATGGAGTAGGTGAAGGAAAGGCAAAAAAATACGGTAGAGATTTTATAGATTTAATTAGTCATTATGTAGCTGATAATGATATTATCCGTCCGGATGATTTGGTCGTAAAATCCACCGGAGTCAACTCAGTAAATAAACTCTATATTATTCAAAATATTGACAGAAAACTGTCTTTGGACGATATCGCTAAAGCAAAAGGCTTGACCATGGATAGTTTAATCAAAGAAATGGAACAAATTGTTTATGCAGGAACAAAGTTGAACATAAAATATTGGATTGACGATATGCTTGACGAAGATCAGCAAGAAGAAATTCATGACTATTTTATGGAGTCCACAACCGATAAAATCGAGGAAGCTTTAAAGGAATTTGAAGGCGATTATGATATTGATGAATTGCGCCTGATGCGAATTAAATTTATCAGTGAAGTAGCGAATTAG
- the tatC gene encoding twin-arginine translocase subunit TatC, whose product MAKKNLNEMSFLDHLEDLRWLLVRSTIAIIIMAVVTYFISDYLFDTIIFGPTRPTFFTYVFFCELSHSLGFAESICITEMPFIIQNTLMEGQVNVFIWICILAGFILSFPYILWEIWKFISPALYTQEKKNAKVFIFFSSLLFFLGVLFGYFVVIPMSVNFVATFTVSDIVKNQFTLESYIGMVKTSVLASGLFFELPIIIYFLTKLGLVTPEFLRKYRKYAIVLVLIIAAIVTPPDVVSQTIVAIPMLLIYEASIFISVFVAKNQKN is encoded by the coding sequence ATGGCAAAGAAAAACCTAAACGAAATGTCGTTTCTGGATCATCTTGAAGATTTAAGATGGTTGCTGGTTCGAAGCACAATTGCAATAATAATAATGGCTGTAGTCACTTATTTCATCAGTGATTACTTATTTGACACCATCATTTTTGGACCTACTAGACCCACCTTTTTTACCTACGTCTTTTTTTGTGAACTATCCCATTCTCTTGGTTTTGCAGAAAGCATTTGTATAACCGAAATGCCATTTATCATTCAAAACACCCTGATGGAAGGACAGGTTAATGTCTTTATTTGGATTTGTATACTCGCTGGTTTTATTTTGAGTTTCCCTTATATTCTATGGGAAATTTGGAAATTCATTAGTCCCGCACTTTACACACAAGAGAAAAAAAATGCTAAAGTTTTTATCTTTTTCTCTTCTTTACTTTTCTTCTTAGGTGTACTATTTGGCTATTTTGTAGTTATCCCAATGTCAGTAAATTTCGTAGCAACCTTTACAGTTAGTGATATTGTAAAAAATCAATTTACCTTAGAATCCTATATTGGTATGGTAAAAACATCCGTACTGGCTAGCGGTTTATTTTTTGAATTACCCATCATCATCTATTTCTTGACCAAACTAGGACTGGTTACTCCCGAATTTTTAAGAAAATACAGAAAATATGCAATTGTATTGGTACTAATCATAGCAGCCATAGTCACTCCACCAGACGTTGTGAGCCAGACTATAGTTGCAATCCCAATGTTATTAATCTATGAGGCAAGTATCTTTATTTCGGTATTTGTCGCTAAAAATCAGAAAAATTAA
- a CDS encoding peroxiredoxin yields the protein MALKVGDRVPDFLAKDAKGDDFDSRELIGKKPLVIYFYPKDNTPGCTAEACGFRDQYEDFKDLGAEVIGISSDSVDSHQNFAKQYKLPFILLSDNDKNIRKLFGVPSNIFGLLPGRVTYVIDRGGVVKMIFDSMMAAKHISKALEMIREISEGRAK from the coding sequence ATGGCATTAAAGGTAGGTGATAGAGTCCCTGATTTTTTGGCTAAAGATGCTAAAGGGGATGATTTTGACAGTAGAGAGCTAATAGGAAAAAAACCTTTGGTTATTTATTTTTATCCAAAAGACAATACACCAGGTTGTACTGCTGAGGCTTGTGGTTTTCGCGATCAATATGAGGATTTCAAAGATTTAGGTGCCGAAGTTATCGGTATTAGCAGCGATAGTGTCGATTCTCATCAAAATTTTGCTAAACAGTATAAGTTGCCTTTTATATTATTGTCTGATAATGATAAAAACATCAGAAAGCTTTTTGGAGTACCGTCAAATATATTTGGACTACTTCCTGGACGAGTTACTTATGTCATAGATAGAGGTGGGGTTGTGAAAATGATCTTTGATAGTATGATGGCTGCAAAGCACATATCAAAGGCTTTAGAAATGATTAGAGAAATTAGTGAAGGTCGTGCGAAATAA
- the msrB gene encoding peptide-methionine (R)-S-oxide reductase MsrB yields MKTTSFLNLLFLLPLLTFTACGQTANKHYQSQKHTIMENKISKPENPYYSNTDTTKLNLTDAEWKKVLTEDVYEVMRHADTERPFTGKYWNTDEKGTYYCTACGNKLFRSGAKFASNCGWPSFFEQDNKNSVVYKNDNSLGMERIEALCGRCGGHLGHLFDDGPTPTGKRYCMNSIALDFIPDTK; encoded by the coding sequence ATGAAAACAACTTCATTTTTAAACCTTCTGTTTTTGCTTCCCTTATTGACATTTACTGCTTGTGGACAAACAGCAAACAAACACTACCAATCTCAAAAACATACTATCATGGAAAATAAAATCAGCAAACCGGAAAACCCCTATTATTCAAACACAGATACTACAAAACTGAATTTGACCGATGCCGAATGGAAAAAAGTATTAACCGAAGATGTCTATGAAGTAATGCGCCATGCCGACACCGAAAGACCTTTTACAGGGAAATACTGGAATACCGATGAAAAAGGAACTTATTACTGTACTGCTTGTGGTAATAAATTATTTCGATCCGGAGCTAAATTTGCCAGCAATTGCGGTTGGCCTAGCTTTTTTGAACAGGACAATAAAAATAGCGTAGTCTATAAAAATGATAATTCACTAGGAATGGAACGAATCGAAGCACTTTGCGGCAGATGTGGAGGACATCTTGGACACCTTTTTGACGATGGTCCTACTCCTACCGGAAAAAGATACTGCATGAATTCCATCGCTCTTGATTTTATACCTGATACTAAATAA
- a CDS encoding carboxymuconolactone decarboxylase family protein, translated as MATIIEEFNEYRSRMNEKLLADNNKIVKRIFNLDTNAYAAGALDVKTKELLGLVASAVLRCDDCVKYHLETSHKEGVTKEEMMEAMGIATLVGGTIVVPHLRRAYEFWEALEESDTK; from the coding sequence ATGGCTACAATAATCGAAGAATTCAATGAATATCGTTCTCGAATGAACGAAAAATTACTGGCTGATAACAATAAAATTGTAAAGCGAATTTTTAATCTGGACACCAATGCCTATGCGGCCGGCGCCCTTGATGTTAAAACAAAAGAGCTATTAGGACTAGTCGCTTCAGCTGTTTTACGTTGTGACGACTGTGTAAAATACCATTTAGAAACCAGTCACAAAGAAGGCGTTACTAAAGAGGAAATGATGGAAGCCATGGGAATCGCCACCCTAGTAGGAGGAACTATTGTAGTTCCCCATTTAAGAAGAGCTTACGAATTCTGGGAAGCACTCGAAGAAAGTGATACCAAATAA
- the tnpB gene encoding IS66 family insertion sequence element accessory protein TnpB (TnpB, as the term is used for proteins encoded by IS66 family insertion elements, is considered an accessory protein, since TnpC, encoded by a neighboring gene, is a DDE family transposase.) yields MLGLSAGVRYHMCCTLVDMRKGFDGLSGLVRNYLNQNPQTGDVFVFLNKSKTHIKLLYWDGDGFAIFYKRLEQGRFDFLTSDSVSRELKREELLLVLGGLKLRDFKQKKRYKTAEK; encoded by the coding sequence ATGCTGGGCTTGAGTGCAGGTGTTCGCTATCACATGTGCTGTACTTTGGTGGATATGCGAAAGGGTTTTGACGGACTTTCGGGCTTGGTTCGGAATTATCTGAACCAAAACCCTCAAACGGGCGATGTTTTTGTTTTTTTGAACAAATCCAAAACCCATATCAAACTGCTGTATTGGGACGGCGACGGATTTGCGATTTTCTACAAACGACTAGAACAAGGAAGGTTTGATTTTTTGACAAGCGATTCGGTTTCAAGGGAATTAAAAAGAGAGGAATTGCTACTGGTTTTGGGTGGTCTTAAATTGAGAGATTTCAAGCAAAAAAAGAGATACAAAACAGCCGAAAAATAA
- the tnpA gene encoding IS66 family insertion sequence element accessory protein TnpA, giving the protein MNQQEQMYFLVEEWKQSDLTKAEFSALKSLSYHQFNYWLKKYNKEMDFGQSKPEVSFFSVSDSPRKDKKQSASKEIDQKTMRIDLPGGITITIY; this is encoded by the coding sequence ATGAATCAACAAGAACAGATGTATTTTTTGGTTGAAGAATGGAAACAATCCGACTTAACCAAAGCAGAATTTTCAGCTTTAAAATCGCTGAGTTATCATCAATTCAATTATTGGCTAAAAAAGTACAATAAGGAGATGGATTTCGGACAGTCCAAACCGGAAGTTTCCTTTTTCTCGGTTTCGGATAGCCCGAGAAAAGATAAAAAACAGTCAGCCTCAAAAGAGATAGATCAGAAAACCATGCGAATCGATCTTCCTGGAGGAATCACCATTACGATTTACTGA
- a CDS encoding KpsF/GutQ family sugar-phosphate isomerase, whose translation MISKENILAIAKKTILSESESITNLQNLLDENFSDATQAIYNSKGRLIVTGIGKSAIIAQKMVATFNSTGTPSMFLHASEAIHGDLGMVQADDIIICISKSGNSPEIKVLVPLLKRFGNTLIAITGNMTSFLAKGSDFVLNTTVETEACPNNLAPTNSTTAQLVMGDALAVCLMEMRDFKAEDFAIYHPGGALGKKLLLKVKDMLEHTLKPMVSPDSAIKKVIFEISEKRLGVTAVVNQEKVVGIITDGDIRRMLNERDSFADLTAKDIMTKNPKLIQSTAMVVDALNILEDFSITQLIVVDNGEYKGVLHLHDILKEGIV comes from the coding sequence TTGATTTCAAAAGAAAATATATTGGCGATTGCCAAAAAAACCATTTTATCTGAAAGTGAATCGATTACAAACCTCCAGAATCTGTTGGATGAAAATTTTTCAGATGCAACACAGGCAATCTACAATTCTAAGGGACGATTAATTGTAACTGGCATTGGAAAAAGCGCTATCATAGCCCAAAAAATGGTTGCCACATTCAACTCAACAGGCACTCCCTCTATGTTCCTTCATGCTTCCGAAGCAATTCACGGAGACTTAGGAATGGTTCAGGCTGACGATATTATTATATGCATCTCAAAAAGCGGAAACAGCCCGGAAATAAAAGTTCTAGTACCGCTTTTAAAACGTTTTGGTAACACTTTAATTGCCATCACTGGAAACATGACTTCTTTTCTTGCCAAGGGTTCTGACTTTGTTCTGAACACCACCGTAGAAACAGAAGCTTGTCCTAATAATTTAGCTCCTACAAACAGTACCACAGCCCAATTAGTTATGGGAGACGCTCTTGCAGTTTGCCTGATGGAAATGCGTGATTTCAAAGCAGAAGATTTTGCCATATACCATCCCGGAGGTGCTCTCGGTAAGAAACTTTTACTTAAGGTAAAAGACATGCTAGAACACACTTTGAAACCGATGGTTTCTCCTGATAGCGCTATAAAAAAAGTGATTTTTGAAATTTCAGAAAAAAGACTCGGCGTAACAGCAGTAGTAAATCAGGAAAAAGTAGTCGGAATCATCACCGACGGTGACATTAGAAGAATGCTAAACGAAAGAGATTCTTTTGCCGATTTGACTGCAAAAGACATCATGACCAAAAATCCAAAACTAATTCAATCCACAGCAATGGTAGTGGATGCATTAAATATTTTAGAAGATTTCTCTATCACCCAATTAATTGTCGTAGACAATGGCGAATACAAAGGCGTTTTACACTTACATGACATTTTAAAAGAAGGAATAGTATAA
- a CDS encoding 6-pyruvoyl trahydropterin synthase family protein, translated as MKVTISRKAHFNAAHRLYRKDWTFEQNDAVFGKCNNPNFHGHNYELIVSVTGQVNQETGFVIDVKILSDIIKEEVESQFDHKNLNLDVPEFENLNPTAENIVVVIWNKIRKRIKSEFDLEVVLYETPRNFVTYKGE; from the coding sequence ATGAAAGTAACCATAAGTAGAAAGGCACATTTTAATGCGGCTCACCGATTGTATCGCAAGGATTGGACTTTTGAGCAAAATGATGCTGTTTTTGGCAAATGCAACAATCCTAATTTTCATGGACACAATTATGAGTTGATTGTGAGTGTTACGGGTCAAGTGAATCAGGAAACTGGATTTGTTATAGATGTCAAGATTTTATCCGATATTATAAAGGAAGAAGTTGAGAGTCAATTTGACCATAAAAACCTGAATTTGGATGTTCCTGAATTTGAAAATCTAAATCCAACAGCAGAAAATATTGTAGTGGTGATTTGGAATAAAATCCGAAAAAGAATTAAGTCAGAGTTTGATTTAGAAGTAGTTCTCTATGAAACGCCTCGTAATTTTGTAACCTATAAAGGAGAATAA
- the msrA gene encoding peptide-methionine (S)-S-oxide reductase MsrA, with protein sequence MKKLILLSLFLTASLIGQNNKTAKKSNLETITLGGGCYWCVEAVYENLNGVKSVISGFSGGKNANPSYQEVSSGKTGYAEVVQITYDKTITNLDEIFKVFFTVHDPTTLNRQGADVGTQYRSVIFYKNEEQKLAAQNIINALNKAKIYQDPIVTALEPFKNFYKAEDYHQNYYENNKNQPYCRMVIQPKIEKFEKLFKDRLKNKK encoded by the coding sequence ATGAAAAAATTAATTTTATTAAGCCTGTTTCTAACTGCTAGTCTAATTGGACAAAATAACAAAACTGCAAAAAAATCCAATTTGGAAACAATCACCCTAGGCGGCGGATGTTACTGGTGCGTTGAAGCTGTTTATGAAAACTTAAACGGAGTTAAATCAGTAATATCTGGTTTTTCAGGAGGAAAAAATGCCAATCCAAGCTACCAAGAGGTTTCTTCGGGCAAAACGGGATATGCAGAAGTGGTTCAAATAACCTATGACAAAACGATCACTAACTTAGATGAAATATTCAAAGTTTTCTTTACCGTTCACGATCCTACGACACTCAACCGACAAGGCGCGGATGTGGGCACCCAATACCGCTCTGTTATTTTCTACAAAAACGAAGAACAAAAACTAGCGGCGCAAAATATTATAAACGCTTTGAACAAAGCAAAAATATACCAAGATCCTATAGTGACAGCATTGGAACCATTCAAAAACTTTTATAAAGCCGAAGATTATCATCAAAACTATTATGAAAACAATAAAAATCAGCCCTATTGCAGGATGGTCATTCAACCCAAAATAGAGAAATTTGAAAAACTGTTCAAAGACCGATTGAAAAACAAAAAATGA
- the idi gene encoding isopentenyl-diphosphate Delta-isomerase: MIEENVILVNQADEQIGLMPKLEAHEKAVLHRAFSVFVLNNKNEIMLQQRAHHKYHSPLLWTNTCCSHQREGETNIQAGNRRLFEEMGFNTELKELFHFIYKAPFDNGLTEHELDHVMIGYYNENPIINKDEVESWKWMAIDEVKKDMEVHPEIYTVWFKIIFDEFYHFLEDHKI; the protein is encoded by the coding sequence ATGATAGAAGAAAACGTAATATTAGTCAACCAAGCCGATGAGCAAATTGGTTTGATGCCTAAATTAGAGGCGCACGAAAAGGCAGTTTTACACCGTGCTTTTTCGGTTTTTGTTTTGAATAATAAAAATGAAATCATGTTGCAGCAGCGTGCTCATCACAAATACCATTCTCCATTATTATGGACCAATACATGTTGCAGCCATCAAAGAGAAGGAGAGACGAATATTCAAGCAGGAAATCGTCGACTATTTGAAGAAATGGGTTTCAATACAGAACTTAAGGAATTGTTTCATTTTATATACAAAGCACCCTTTGATAATGGTTTGACAGAACATGAGCTTGATCACGTAATGATCGGGTATTATAATGAAAATCCGATAATAAATAAGGATGAAGTCGAAAGTTGGAAATGGATGGCTATTGACGAGGTTAAAAAAGATATGGAAGTACATCCAGAAATTTATACGGTATGGTTTAAAATAATTTTCGACGAATTTTATCATTTTTTGGAAGACCATAAAATTTAG
- a CDS encoding NAD(P)/FAD-dependent oxidoreductase, translated as MPQELLLQVSPEIAANELLLKDYIGKQIKVSPKEIQHVSILKRSIDARQKAIKINLKVSVYFNNEPFQETKLQLPEYKNVATAQEVIVVGAGPAGLFAALQLIELGLKPILIERGKDVRGRRRDLKAINVDHVVNEDSNYCFGEGGAGTYSDGKLYTRSKKRGDVTRILELFVAYGATPDILVDAHPHIGTNKLPQIIQDIREKIIECGGQVLFETRVTDILVKNNEVQGVVTQKGESILANKMILATGHSARDIFELLDRKKIFIEAKSFALGVRAEHPQSLIDSIQYSSDYRGEFLPPAPYSIVKQVGGRGMYSFCMCPGGVIAPCATSPGEVVTNGWSPSKRDQATANSGIVIELKLEDFKPFAKFGALAGMEFQKSIEQKAWNLAGQTQKVPAQRMIDFTKNKVSSEIPKTSYVPGTASVEMGQVFPGFLTQILREGFSEFGKSMKGYLTNEAILHAPESRTSSPVRIPRDPFTYEHLQIKGLYPCGEGAGYAGGIISAAIDGEKCALKIGESLNKKTSNNS; from the coding sequence ATGCCTCAAGAACTCCTCTTACAAGTATCTCCGGAAATAGCTGCAAACGAATTGTTGCTGAAAGATTATATTGGTAAACAAATTAAGGTTTCCCCAAAAGAAATTCAGCATGTTTCCATATTAAAGCGCTCGATTGATGCCCGCCAAAAAGCAATAAAAATCAATCTGAAAGTGTCGGTTTATTTCAATAATGAACCATTTCAGGAAACAAAATTGCAACTTCCTGAATATAAAAATGTAGCAACTGCCCAAGAGGTTATTGTGGTTGGCGCTGGTCCTGCTGGGCTTTTTGCCGCTTTGCAATTAATTGAATTGGGTTTAAAGCCTATCTTGATAGAAAGAGGGAAAGATGTTCGCGGTCGTCGTCGGGATCTAAAAGCCATCAATGTAGATCATGTGGTTAATGAGGATTCTAATTATTGTTTTGGAGAAGGCGGAGCCGGAACCTATTCAGATGGGAAATTATACACTCGTTCTAAAAAAAGAGGAGATGTAACCCGAATTTTAGAATTGTTTGTTGCTTATGGTGCTACTCCAGATATTTTAGTGGATGCTCATCCGCACATTGGAACTAATAAGTTGCCTCAAATTATTCAAGATATACGAGAAAAAATCATCGAATGCGGAGGGCAGGTATTGTTTGAAACCCGTGTCACTGATATTTTGGTAAAAAATAATGAAGTTCAAGGTGTGGTAACTCAAAAAGGAGAATCTATTTTGGCTAACAAAATGATTTTGGCTACAGGGCATTCTGCCCGTGATATTTTTGAGTTATTGGATAGAAAGAAAATATTTATTGAGGCAAAATCTTTTGCTTTAGGAGTAAGAGCAGAGCATCCGCAATCTTTAATAGACAGTATTCAGTATAGCAGTGATTATCGTGGTGAATTCTTGCCGCCCGCTCCTTATAGTATTGTAAAGCAAGTGGGGGGTAGAGGAATGTATTCTTTCTGTATGTGTCCGGGAGGTGTGATTGCACCCTGCGCAACGAGTCCCGGCGAAGTGGTAACTAACGGTTGGTCACCTTCAAAAAGGGATCAGGCCACGGCTAATTCTGGGATTGTCATCGAATTAAAGTTAGAAGATTTTAAGCCTTTTGCAAAATTTGGCGCCTTGGCAGGAATGGAATTCCAAAAAAGTATCGAACAAAAGGCATGGAATTTGGCAGGACAAACTCAAAAAGTCCCAGCCCAACGCATGATTGATTTTACAAAAAATAAAGTTTCTTCCGAAATCCCAAAGACCTCTTATGTTCCTGGAACTGCTTCGGTCGAGATGGGACAGGTTTTTCCGGGCTTTTTGACCCAAATATTGCGAGAAGGCTTTTCTGAGTTTGGGAAATCGATGAAAGGGTATTTGACGAATGAGGCCATACTTCATGCACCTGAATCCAGAACTTCCTCACCGGTGCGTATTCCGAGAGATCCATTTACATACGAACATTTGCAAATAAAAGGTTTGTATCCTTGTGGTGAAGGCGCGGGTTATGCCGGTGGAATTATTTCGGCAGCGATTGATGGGGAGAAATGTGCCTTAAAAATTGGCGAGAGTTTGAATAAAAAAACCTCGAATAATAGTTAG
- a CDS encoding transposase, producing the protein MALVGRIHLSQQLRGIYNSNNDKHIAMTKLAHWYRNVEESGFKNFNILLNTITFNYRSILNYFDNRSTNASAESFNAKIKAFRSQFRGVRKIDFFLFRLSNLFA; encoded by the coding sequence ATGGCATTGGTGGGAAGGATACATCTAAGCCAACAACTTCGAGGTATCTACAATAGCAACAATGACAAGCACATTGCGATGACTAAACTAGCACATTGGTATAGGAATGTAGAGGAATCTGGTTTTAAAAACTTCAATATTCTACTCAATACTATAACTTTCAATTACCGGTCAATCTTAAACTACTTTGATAATAGAAGTACCAATGCTTCTGCTGAATCTTTCAATGCAAAAATAAAAGCCTTTAGAAGTCAGTTTAGAGGAGTAAGGAAAATAGATTTCTTCTTGTTCAGATTATCTAATCTTTTTGCCTAA